A region from the Achromobacter seleniivolatilans genome encodes:
- a CDS encoding aldo/keto reductase has product MIKRALGRSGLQIPPLTFGGNVFGWTVDEAGTYSLLDALVDAGLNFIDTADVYSRWVPGNQGGESETLIGKWLKRTGKRDRVLIATKVGMEMGPDAKGLKPAYIRRSLEASLARLQTDHVDLYQSHKDDPDTPLTDTLGEYAKLIEAGSVRAIGASNYTAVRLSEALIASERHSLPRYESIQPEYNLYSREPFESGLQSLVKTQQMGTINYYALASGFLSGKYRSASDAGKSARGQKIVDTYLNERGFRILKALDEVSEDAGCTPAQAALAWQIAQPGITSPIVSATSIAQLDELVKAATLQLSRDQLAKLSLASDWR; this is encoded by the coding sequence ATGATCAAACGCGCACTGGGCCGTTCCGGCCTGCAAATCCCCCCGCTCACCTTTGGCGGCAATGTCTTCGGCTGGACCGTGGACGAAGCCGGCACCTACTCGTTGCTGGACGCCCTGGTCGACGCCGGACTGAATTTCATCGACACAGCCGACGTCTATTCGCGCTGGGTTCCGGGCAACCAAGGCGGTGAATCCGAAACGCTGATCGGCAAATGGCTCAAACGCACGGGCAAGCGCGACCGTGTGCTGATCGCCACGAAGGTCGGCATGGAAATGGGACCTGACGCAAAGGGCTTGAAGCCCGCCTACATCCGCCGCTCGCTAGAGGCATCGCTTGCGCGCTTGCAAACCGATCATGTGGACCTGTACCAATCGCACAAGGATGATCCCGACACGCCGTTGACGGACACGCTGGGCGAGTACGCAAAACTGATCGAGGCGGGCAGCGTGCGGGCCATTGGGGCGTCGAACTACACCGCGGTGCGCCTGTCCGAAGCGCTGATCGCCAGCGAAAGGCACAGTCTGCCGCGCTACGAGAGCATCCAGCCCGAATACAACCTGTACAGCCGCGAACCTTTCGAGTCGGGCTTGCAGAGCCTGGTCAAGACGCAGCAGATGGGCACGATCAACTACTACGCGCTGGCCAGCGGATTCCTTAGCGGAAAATATCGCAGCGCCAGCGACGCGGGCAAGAGCGCGCGAGGTCAAAAGATCGTGGACACGTATCTGAACGAACGCGGCTTTCGCATCCTGAAGGCACTGGACGAGGTTTCCGAAGACGCCGGCTGCACGCCCGCGCAAGCCGCGCTGGCGTGGCAGATCGCGCAGCCCGGTATTACCTCGCCCATCGTCAGCGCAACATCCATTGCGCAGCTGGACGAACTGGTCAAGGCCGCCACGCTGCAACTCAGCCGCGACCAGCTGGCCAAGCTGAGCTTGGCCAGCGACTGGCGCTAG
- a CDS encoding ABC transporter substrate-binding protein gives MLIGKKHFLTVGAMALAMAIAAPVAAQQKSVAITAIVEHPALDAVRDGVQDALKQAGYESGKNLKWQYQSAQGNNGTAAQIARKFVGDRPDAIVAIATPSAQAVVAATKDVPVVYSAVTDPVAAQLVTSMDASGTNVTGVSDLLALDKQVELIKKIVPAAKRVGIVYNPGEANSVVVVKKLQEILPKYGMSLVEAAAPRSVDVGSAARSLIGKVDVIYTNTDNNVVSAYEALVKVGNDAKIPLIASDTDSVKRGGIAALGINYRDVGVQTGKIVVRILKGEKPGSIPSETISKLELYVNPGAAAKQGVTLSDAVIKSAAVVVK, from the coding sequence ATGCTGATCGGAAAAAAACATTTTCTGACGGTTGGCGCCATGGCGCTGGCGATGGCTATCGCCGCGCCCGTAGCAGCGCAGCAGAAGTCGGTGGCCATTACCGCCATCGTCGAGCATCCGGCGTTGGATGCCGTTCGTGACGGGGTGCAAGACGCCCTGAAACAGGCCGGGTACGAGTCAGGTAAGAATCTGAAGTGGCAATATCAAAGCGCGCAAGGCAACAACGGCACGGCCGCGCAAATCGCTCGCAAATTCGTCGGTGACCGGCCTGACGCCATTGTCGCCATTGCCACGCCGTCGGCCCAAGCCGTCGTGGCGGCCACCAAGGACGTCCCGGTCGTGTACTCCGCCGTGACCGATCCCGTCGCCGCCCAGTTGGTCACCAGCATGGATGCCTCTGGCACGAACGTGACCGGCGTCTCCGACCTGCTGGCGCTGGACAAGCAAGTTGAACTGATCAAGAAGATCGTTCCCGCTGCCAAGCGCGTGGGCATCGTCTACAACCCGGGTGAAGCCAATTCGGTTGTGGTGGTGAAGAAGCTCCAGGAAATTCTGCCGAAATATGGCATGAGCCTGGTTGAAGCCGCCGCCCCGCGTTCGGTGGACGTGGGCTCCGCCGCCCGCAGCCTGATCGGCAAGGTCGACGTCATCTACACCAACACCGACAACAACGTCGTGTCGGCGTATGAAGCGCTGGTCAAGGTCGGCAACGACGCCAAGATTCCGCTGATTGCCTCTGACACCGATAGCGTCAAGCGCGGCGGCATTGCGGCTCTGGGCATCAACTACCGCGATGTGGGTGTGCAGACGGGCAAGATTGTTGTGCGCATCCTGAAGGGCGAAAAGCCCGGATCGATTCCGTCGGAAACCATCTCCAAGCTTGAGCTGTACGTGAATCCGGGCGCCGCCGCCAAGCAAGGCGTGACGCTGTCTGATGCCGTCATCAAGTCGGCAGCGGTTGTCGTGAAGTAA